The following proteins are encoded in a genomic region of Pungitius pungitius chromosome 19, fPunPun2.1, whole genome shotgun sequence:
- the LOC134107473 gene encoding B-cell receptor CD22-like, which translates to MADQSVRMVTAIVLQSVFFLSGDSASCHDITALFMTAPKQMEALTGSCLQIPCNFRVKSGNELNSKTTIFGVWIKNSPYVGKSPSEVIFNSSGTVSTYPMSFTGDLRQKNCTTLFSSLNTTYTGRYYLRVENRPFLATDECDQLLITVKDSPPKPSIEIPGDLKEKESVSISCSASTPCPHSPPQLTWNLQPDSHNMMEENTDGTFTTKIQKSITLSHEHDGFIITCSARYPVNEGKGVKTSEETKTLSVSYAPKNTSVSISPSGLVSAGSWVNLTCSSRAKPPVNFTWFKTSRDGPNNQSIYQSIKVSEGAFYSFKVTDGGVYYCVATNQLGNQTSSEIHLSVTGGVNYLPLGSVLGGIIGIIVLIGLVVFVWRLKSPHPTAYQSQNRTVGETVTTEEEGVHYGEINFSRLRPGPSSVSEQDSGQQQDTLYAQVKVSQAADNVTRTADVPEDLYAQVKTK; encoded by the exons ATGGCAGACCAGTCTGTTAGGATGGTGACAGCCATCGTGTTGCAGagtgtcttcttcctctcag GTGATTCTGCGTCTTGTCATGACATTACAGCTCTATTCATGACTGCACCAAAACAGATGGAAGCACTGACTGGATCTTGTTTGCAAATTCCATGTAACTTCAGAGTTAAATCAGGAAATGAATTAAACAGCAAGACAACAATCTTTGGAGTGTGGATTAAAAATAGTCCTTACGTTGGCAAATCTCCCAGTGAGGTGATTTTCAACAGTAGTGGGACAGTTTCCACATATCCGATGAGTTTTACAGGAGACCTGAGACAGAAAAACTGCACCACTTTGTTTTCTAGTTTAAACACAACATACACAGGCAGATACTACTTAAGGGTTGAGAACCGACCATTTCTAGCAACAGACGAATGTGATCAGCTTCTAATAACAGTTAAAG ATTCTCCTCCAAAGCCCAGCATTGAGATCCCAGGTgatctgaaggagaaggagtctGTCTCTATAAGCTGCTCAGCTTCCACTCCCTGTCCACACTCTCCTCCTCAACTCACCTGGAACCTCCAACCAGACTCTCACAACATGATGGAGGAAAACACAGATGGAACCTTCACAACTAAAATCCAGAAGAGCATCACTCTGTCACATGAACATGATGGATTCATCATCACCTGTTCTGCCAGATATCCTGTGAATGAAGGAAAAGGTGTGAAGACgtcagaggagacaaagactcTCAGTGtttcat ATGCTCCCAAGAACACCTCAGTGTCCATCAGTCCATCAGGTCTGGTGTCAGCAGGTAGCTGGGTGAACCTGACCTGCTCCAGCAGAGCCAAGCCTCCTGTGAACTTCACCTGGTTCAAGACCAGCAGAGATGGACCAAATAATCAATCAatatatcaatcaatcaaagtaTCTGAAGGAGCCTTTTACAGCTTTAAAGtcactgatggaggagtttATTACTGTGTGGCCACCAATCAGCTTGGTAATCAAACATCCTCAGAGATCCATCTGAGTGTTACAG GTGGAGTTAATTATCTACCATTGGGTTCAGTTCTTGGAGGAATCATTGGGATCATTGTGCTCATCGGCCTGGTTGTCTTTGTTTG GCGTTTGAAGTCACCACATCCAACTGCATATCAGAGTCAG AATCGGACTGTTGGAGAGACAGtgacaacagaagaagaaggcgtCCACTATGGAGAGATTAACTTCTCGAGGCTCAGACCTGGACCGTCCTCTGTCTCTGAGCAGGACAGTGGACAGCAGCAGGACACGCTGTATGCGCAGGTCAAAGTGTCCCAGGCAGCAGACAACGTCACACGGACTGCTGACGTCCCAGAGGATCTCTACGCTCAAGTGAAGACAAAATGA